The genomic region CAATGTCGTCTACATCATAGATGAAGTGCAAACAGGTGTCGGAGCCACTGGTAAGCTATGGTGCCATGAGTACGCCGATATTCAACCACCTGTAGATCTAGTGACATTTTCCAAGAAGTTTCAGAGTGCAGGATACTTCTTCCACGACCCCAAATTCATTCCAAACAAACCATACAGACAGTTTAACACATGGTGTGGTGAACCCGCCAGAATGATTATTGCAGGTGCCATCGGACAGGAAATCTCTGACAAGAAGTTGACTGAACAGTGCTCAAGAGTTGGTGattatttattcaaaaaattggagGACTTGCAGAAGAAATATCctgaaaactttcaaaatttgagAGGTAAGAGCAGGGGCACATTCATTGCCTGGGACTTACCTACTGGTGAAAAGAGAGACCTGCtattaaagaaattgaaattgaatGGCTGTAATGTGGGCGGATGTGCAGTCCATGCAGTGAGATTAAGACCTTCATTGACATTCGAGGAAAAGCATGCTGATATCTTCATTGAAGCATTGGCCAAATCAGTTAATGAATTATGATTGTATATTAGTGAGGTCgtgtcatttttttttttggcctctatatatatatatatgtgtgtatCTTGTTAtaatttttaaagaaaagtttcCTATTAATTGTCTGCTAATTTCAAAAGTATGGGCGGGTATTCACAATAGAAAACTACAGCAAAAagatgtaaaaaaaaaaattttttatgtGAACCTTAATATATCATTTATGAGTGTATATATTATACAAACGCAATAGCAGTGGCGCCCACCCTCCATCTCCACCTGCTATCAGTAATTTGTGTTTGTTTTGGGAGAGATTGTTCGCTTATTCACCAAATAACTTTCTGactcttttcaatacaGAATCCTTCTCAGGATCGTAAGGATGATCCTTGGATGGGATTTCCAGAATAGCAGGGAATGCATTGGTGAAGGAGTCCACTCTTGCTCTTATGTTTTCCGCGATGTGCTGATTGATTAAAAGAATGGCAATATCGTCTCTTTCTTCAACGAAGTGATTAAACTTGTCAGTGATTTCCTCCTTGGTAGTCTTACCTTCCTGGTAAAcaaagaagtttttttcttgagttTCAGGTGTGATTTGTCCAATACCAGCTAACAATAAGCCGGTTGTGGTATCTTCGTCAGCTATCACAGCTATAAGAGTACGTTTCTCAGCCATGATCTAGTTACTATGAGTCACTGAAACTAGGTATGGATATGAATAGTTCGTTCTTTGTTTTCCTGACTCTTTGTCAACTTGATATAACAATCAAGTGCTTGCAACTCACGTTAGTTTTCCTGATAGCGTTCgcctttatttttttttttttctcttccatTTCCTTCTTCCCTTTACCGGCATAAGCGCAACGAAATTTTTCCAGTACGCATATACGCAAGGTTCCAGCAGCAATAAGGGGAAAGATGAAGGTGCAGCTGAGAAGAACTAAATAACCATAGAATAAGTTCATCACACAGGCAGAAAAATGTTGGCAAGAAACAGATGCTTCAGTGTcctattcaaaaattcccGATCGTTCAGTGCCCTGAATTCTTCGGTAGGCTCAGGTCACAACAAATGGTCAACTATCAAGCACGGTAAGGCCAAGAATGATGCGGAACGAAACAAAATCAACAACAAGTTTGCAAATCAGATAGCAATGTCCGTAAAACTAGGCAACGGTATTACAGACCCGACCATGAATATCAGACTGGCCACCAGTATTGAACTGGCCAATAAAAACAATGTCAGTAAGAAAGTGATTGAAAACGCCATTCGGAAAGGTTCCGGAACCAGCGGATCGGGCAAGGACTCGAACGCGTCTGAGCTATGTGTATACGAGGGAATGGGTCCCGGTGGAGTAGCTCTAGTGGTGGAGGCCCTTACCGACAACAAGAACAGAACGATAGGTTTAATAAGAAGTGCATTCAATAAGGCTAACGGCTCGATGACTCCCACcctgtttttctttgacaaaCGAGGCTATGTCACGATACAGCCTCCCAGCGAGTTAGACACTGAGGACAAGGTGCTGGAAAGCGTACTGGAGATTCACGGCATCGAGGATATTACGCCCGTGCACGAAGACCCACAAGACACAGACTGTGATACTGAAACTGAAACTGAAACTACAGGCCCTACTTACGAGGCGGTGACCGAACCATCTGACACCAACAAGGTCGCTGCCCTCTTGAAGGAGCGTGGCTTCCACATTAAGGACCTAGGCATCGGCTATAACGCCAAGCCGGACATGGCCGTTTCCGTACAAGGCGACGAAATCCTCGAGAAATTACAGAAGCTGACCGCCGCACTCGAGGACATCGACGAAGTAACGTCGTTGTACACCAACGCTAGCGACGCTGGCAACGCTTGATACAAGCAGACCGTAAATAGACAATAAACACAGCAAACACCTGTATATAACTAAATATCTCTAATGATAACCCTTGTAAAAGTGGAAAACAACAACGAACGTGAGTAGATAAAGCAGCGGAAGCCAACGCTTGCCTGCTGCCTGCTGCGGGCTGGTAGGGGATAGGCGGCCAAGAGCAGAGCCGAGGAAGCGACCGACGGAAGCCGGGCGAAGACGGAGACGTAGCTGAGATCTATTTTTACTCTGAGGTAATATTAGATCGTAGCTAGGGGATCTGAAAGTGCATTAAGATGATGTTCTCCTCTCAAGTGCAGCACCAGCATGCAAAACATATAGCGTTATGTCAAAATTTTGAGGTGCTTTATTGGTGTCAGTGCCTGTCATTTCTTCCATCGACAGGGAGCGGTTTGTTACTTGTTATTCCATGAGGtaagattttcttttttccttcttacCTTCTTGTGTGGGCTCTTGGATGTCACTAGATCGAgattttttagtttttctcCTTCGGGAAGATCAGTTTAGGTAGAAAAGTGTAGATGGAAAACGAAGGATACACTGTTATTTACTCTAAGTATTATTTGATAAGGACAAGAAGGTCAAGgtagaagaaatatttaTTCTGAGGGCGGTTATTCGTATCCATTTCTTTGTCGCTATCGCAATTTGTTTAattcgtttttttttgtttggtTTTGTTCTCCACTTTTCACTTCGTCCCTGTTAGTGTAGAAAAAGCATTCAATCAAGTGGCTATACAGGCGGTTTAGGTATGGCAGACGGTATTTGGATCGGTAGGGAAAGCTTCCGTTCCAGCCTATGTATGTGGCGACTGACTTTGATAGCGTTCTTATCAACGCTGCCGCTAAGCGTTCTTTCGCAGGAGTTGGCAGCGGTTAATACGACATCCAGCACAGCTCCTTCCATTACTTCACTTTCTGCAGCCGACTTATCCACGTTTACTGCAGATACAATGAGTAGCGAAGGCTCATCAACAACAAGTATAGTCTCCGTCTCTTTTACTTCTTTTCCACAATCTTCTTCACCCCTTACCATTTCGGCAACACTTTCTTCACAGTTTGCTTCTTCGTCCGTGCAAGCTCCATCAACTTCCACATCGTCTGTTACTTCTTTCAGCTCCTCATCTTCCGAGGTTGCATCATCGTCGTTCACCGTGGCGTCGAGTTCTGTGCCAATCACCTCCTCGACATTTTCGACCAGCTCATTGTCGGCATCTTCCTCGTCTTTGTCCGTTTATCCATCGACATTTTCAGTTAGTTCGGAAAGCTTAAGCTCTTTGTTTTCCTCGTCAGTTTCAGTTTCATCGATTTCGACTTCCTCGATCTCTGTTCACTCAACTTCAACTTCAACTTCAACCTCGTCCTCGTATTTACCTTCACCTTCACCTTCAACTTCAACCTCGTCCTCATCCTCGTATTTACCTTcaccttcatcttcatcttcatcttcatcttcatcttcatcttcatcttcatcttcgtcttcatcttcgtcttcatcttcgtcttcatctccgtcttcatcctcatcctcatACTCAAcatcctcatcctcatcctTCTCATCGGCGCAGTCGTCTTCGTCCTATCCTTCATCctcaatttcatcatcttcagatcctacattatcaatcacCTCTACATCCGCCTCATCCTTCGTCACATCCGCTTCTCAGAACTCCAAtctgaagaaaacaataactAGTATAATAGAAGGCCAAACCATTCTTTCTAACTACTATACTACTATAACGTATTCACCAACCGCTTCGGCCTCCTTGGGCAAAAATTCACATCACTCAGgtttatcaaagaaaaatcgtaatattatcatcggTTGCGTCGTTGGTATTGGCGCCCCCCTCATCTTAATTCTACTAATATTAATCTACATGTTTTGCGTTCAGCCCAAAAAGACAGATTTCATTGATTCTGACGGTAAAATTGTTACCGCTTACCGCAGTAATATTTTTACCAAAATTTGGTATTTCTTATTaggtaaaaaaatcgaTGACACAGAAAAATTCAGCTCTGATTCCCCTATAGGCAATAACAATATCCAAACTTTTGGTGATATAGATCCGGAAGATATACTGAACAATGACATCCCTTATACGCATAAGCATGCCAATGTTGAAGGCTACGACGACGACGATGACGGTGAAAACCTATCTTCGCACTTCCATAACAGAGGCATCGATGATGAGTACTCACCTACTAAATCTGCATCATATTCAATGTCAAATAGCAACGGTCAAGATCAAGGTGACCGCGATGATGCTGATGGGATAATGCCTGATGAAGATATTCATAGTGTTTATGATGACAGCGAAGCTAGCGTTGACGAAAATTACTACACAAGGCCAAACAACGAATTAAACATTACAAACTATTAATCCTCACCGGAAATAGTCTCACCtcaatatttttacttCTAATGTTCACCTTTCAGTTCATttagttcttcttttttttcttctttcttttctaattcTACTCCTACTTTACTATGCATAGTACCAtatctttttctccttttgtGTCCCcggtttttgaattttgtttCTACGACCATTAATAATAACGGTACCACGACTTTCACTTCCCCgtatatatagatatatacttaatattattaacGCACATGCTTTATAAACttagaataaataattatATTTATTTAGATTGTCCGGAAAGTCTTTACTTCGCACTTAAATGAAAGATCCATTGGAGAATACCATGGTATATTGTCGTCCGGTGGAAGTGCTTAAGAAACAAAGTGCCAGCAATATATAATTACAATTCAGAAAGATCAATAAGGACTACTACATAGGAGCACATAGAATACGCAAATATATCGTGGAGATGTATCCATGCATAAAAACTGATTATTTTGCGGCGCTCCCTTAAAATTTCGTTGTCATCAAAGTAAACCAAGTATTGTTGGAGCAAGAATTAATTACGATCCATACGCTCCTAGTATATCAGATCAAGGTCACGGTCCATATTATCAGGACGTATTTGATCGAACAAGATTCAAATATCGTCTATCGTCTATCGTCTATTAAAACGCTACTGTATATCATAACATATAGTGCAAGCTGAAACGTAAGGATTGCTAGTGTAAtaagataatgaatgacAACGTATGAAAccagagaaaaaataaatgtatTACTGTGTAGAACTATCGATTCCCTTTTGTGGATTCCTGTATCCTGGAGAGGAGCTTATAGTATGTTCTGTATACATGATAATACTACCTTAATCAAACAATGAAATCTCAAAATATCTCAATATTTACCCCCTTCTCAATTGTTCAGATATACTGAAGTAtcaaaaaacttgatatGAATACACCATGTCACGTAGCGCGCTTACTTATCCCAGTATCATACTCGAACtaatttttgttgttctATTTCCAAAACTCCAATATGTATTGTGGTTTCACTGAAGAGTACCATTCATATATGTTAGCTGCTATCACTacttttgttggaataagtgattactactatacatttatttgtataaattggagtaggaaaattttaataatagaatttaccGCAGTAATGAGATGAAGATATATTAATTGTTCAGAAATTAgtgtagaagaagataagCCATAACTAAGATCTTATCATCTATCCTCTGAgttatgtctgaaccattgggtttaatagaaccaatcagcgtgtgttttatattactttcttatataagttaagaaagaacgagttattcttaattattacaacttagTAAACCACTAGTTATCAATAATAGTTCATTGTGATTACTCACGGTATGTCTTCGTTCGTTTAAGGTGTGTTTTGCGATACCATTTTAGTAAATACTGATGTTTCTTCTACGACACAGTTGCTGCTGTTAAGGTTGTTTATACAGCTTCAGCGGGAACATCTCACAACAATTGAGCGCAAGTGGTTTAGTGGTAAAATCCAACGTTGCCATCGTTGGGCCCCCGGTTCGATTCCGGGCTTGCGCAGTTTTATTGATTTTAATGTTAaaactctctttttttgatcatgaaaaattttctcaatCTTTCCATTTGGCGGAAAAATCGTTTCTCATTCATCAAATGAGAAACATATATACGTATACGGTAGCAGTAGCAATTCTCTTCTGAAGTACTAAATCTCCATTCCAATTTAAAATAGAAAGAGTAAATCACTTTTTTATGATGGCAAGTATCGGTTCGCAAGTGAGAAAAGCCACCTCTAGCATTGACCCTATTGTCACTGATTATGCAGTAGGCTACTTTAACCACTTATCTGGTATAACTTTCGATGCTGTTCAAAGTAAGCAAATAGACTTGTCTTCTGAAGTGAAATTTGTGTCCGATTTGTTAGTTGATGCCGGTGCGCCAAAGGACAAAGTTAACGTATTGGCTGAAAACATTCTGATGCAATTAACTACCCAACTAAAGGAAAACGAAGCTAAATTGGAACTGACTGGTGATACATCCAAGAGATTACTAGATATAAATGTCTTGAAGAGTCATAACAGTAAGTCTGACCTCAACGTCTCTTTGAGCATGCTCGGTGTGAACGGTGACATC from Saccharomyces mikatae IFO 1815 strain IFO1815 genome assembly, chromosome: 7 harbors:
- the MTL1 gene encoding Mtl1p (similar to Saccharomyces cerevisiae MTL1 (YGR023W) and MID2 (YLR332W); ancestral locus Anc_4.159) codes for the protein MADGIWIGRESFRSSLCMWRLTLIAFLSTLPLSVLSQELAAVNTTSSTAPSITSLSAADLSTFTADTMSSEGSSTTSIVSVSFTSFPQSSSPLTISATLSSQFASSSVQAPSTSTSSVTSFSSSSSEVASSSFTVASSSVPITSSTFSTSSLSASSSSLSVYPSTFSVSSESLSSLFSSSVSVSSISTSSISVHSTSTSTSTSSSYLPSPSPSTSTSSSSSYLPSPSSSSSSSSSSSSSSSSSSSSSSSSSSSSPSSSSSSYSTSSSSSFSSAQSSSSYPSSSISSSSDPTLSITSTSASSFVTSASQNSNLKKTITSIIEGQTILSNYYTTITYSPTASASLGKNSHHSGLSKKNRNIIIGCVVGIGAPLILILLILIYMFCVQPKKTDFIDSDGKIVTAYRSNIFTKIWYFLLGKKIDDTEKFSSDSPIGNNNIQTFGDIDPEDILNNDIPYTHKHANVEGYDDDDDGENLSSHFHNRGIDDEYSPTKSASYSMSNSNGQDQGDRDDADGIMPDEDIHSVYDDSEASVDENYYTRPNNELNITNY
- the VMA7 gene encoding H(+)-transporting V1 sector ATPase subunit F (similar to Saccharomyces cerevisiae VMA7 (YGR020C); ancestral locus Anc_4.157); this translates as MAEKRTLIAVIADEDTTTGLLLAGIGQITPETQEKNFFVYQEGKTTKEEITDKFNHFVEERDDIAILLINQHIAENIRARVDSFTNAFPAILEIPSKDHPYDPEKDSVLKRVRKLFGE
- the DPC29 gene encoding post-initiation translation factor DPC29 (similar to Saccharomyces cerevisiae YGR021W; ancestral locus Anc_4.158); protein product: MLARNRCFSVLFKNSRSFSALNSSVGSGHNKWSTIKHGKAKNDAERNKINNKFANQIAMSVKLGNGITDPTMNIRLATSIELANKNNVSKKVIENAIRKGSGTSGSGKDSNASELCVYEGMGPGGVALVVEALTDNKNRTIGLIRSAFNKANGSMTPTLFFFDKRGYVTIQPPSELDTEDKVLESVLEIHGIEDITPVHEDPQDTDCDTETETETTGPTYEAVTEPSDTNKVAALLKERGFHIKDLGIGYNAKPDMAVSVQGDEILEKLQKLTAALEDIDEVTSLYTNASDAGNA